A section of the Helicobacter jaachi genome encodes:
- a CDS encoding peptidase U32 family protein has product MSIESSHTESKVQLLSPAGNLTKLKIALAYGADAVYGGVSHFSLRTRAGKEFSLEDFGEGVRYAHSLGKKVFVTINGFPFNSQLKLLASHIEKMASLQPDAFIVAAPGVVRLAKQIAPQIPIHLSTQANVLNVLDAEVFYEMGVKRIVAARELSLKDAKEIKKHLPHLEIEIFVHGSMCFAFSGRCLISALQSGRVPNRGSCANDCRFDYEYFVRNVANDELVRFDGREFYVKNPDSGVMMRLQEEEGVGTHIFNSKDLNLSAHIQEILDSKAIDALKIEGRTKSNYYAGITARAYRAAIDDYYKGQNHSVFYASELNTLKNRGFTDGYIVHRPYEKSNTQNHATAISEGSYQVNAEVDESGQWALCKHTIRAGEAKELVLPQGRDVACGKNELGEIFEENGVKMMRFNHILLRDGRTLEAIHSGNTNALKLPFTLPPFSFLRQKCESVL; this is encoded by the coding sequence ATGAGTATAGAATCTAGCCATACAGAATCTAAAGTCCAGCTCCTCTCTCCTGCTGGCAATCTCACTAAATTAAAAATCGCTCTAGCTTATGGCGCAGATGCAGTGTATGGCGGTGTAAGCCATTTCTCACTTCGCACGCGCGCAGGCAAAGAATTCAGCCTTGAGGATTTTGGGGAGGGCGTGCGTTACGCGCATAGTTTAGGTAAAAAGGTGTTTGTAACTATTAATGGCTTCCCATTTAATTCCCAACTCAAGCTCCTAGCCTCACATATTGAGAAAATGGCTTCCCTGCAGCCTGATGCCTTTATCGTCGCCGCACCGGGCGTGGTGAGATTAGCCAAACAAATTGCGCCACAAATCCCCATTCATCTTTCCACGCAAGCCAATGTGCTTAATGTCCTTGATGCGGAGGTGTTTTATGAAATGGGCGTTAAGCGCATAGTTGCCGCGCGTGAGCTTAGCCTCAAAGATGCTAAAGAGATTAAAAAGCATTTGCCGCATTTAGAAATTGAGATTTTTGTGCATGGCAGTATGTGTTTTGCATTTTCTGGGCGATGTTTGATTTCTGCCTTGCAAAGTGGGCGCGTGCCAAATCGCGGGAGCTGCGCAAATGACTGCCGCTTTGATTATGAATACTTTGTAAGAAATGTAGCAAATGATGAATTGGTGAGATTTGATGGGCGCGAATTTTATGTAAAAAATCCAGATAGCGGCGTAATGATGAGGCTACAAGAAGAAGAGGGCGTAGGCACGCATATTTTTAATTCTAAGGATTTAAATTTAAGCGCACATATACAAGAAATTTTAGATTCTAAAGCCATTGATGCGCTAAAAATTGAGGGGCGCACAAAATCAAATTATTATGCAGGCATCACAGCAAGAGCGTATCGCGCAGCCATTGATGACTACTATAAAGGGCAAAATCATAGTGTATTTTATGCAAGTGAGCTAAACACGCTTAAAAATCGTGGATTTACCGATGGCTACATTGTTCACCGCCCTTATGAGAAATCTAATACGCAAAATCATGCTACTGCCATTAGTGAGGGTAGCTATCAAGTCAATGCCGAAGTTGATGAAAGCGGGCAATGGGCGCTGTGCAAACACACTATTCGCGCAGGTGAGGCAAAAGAGTTAGTGCTGCCACAGGGTAGAGATGTGGCGTGTGGAAAAAATGAATTGGGCGAGATTTTTGAAGAAAATGGCGTGAAAATGATGCGCTTTAATCACATTCTTTTGCGTGATGGCAGGACTTTAGAGGCTATTCATAGCGGGAATACAAATGCCCTTAAGCTCCCTTTCACCCTCCCGCCTTTTAGCTTCTTGCGCCAAAAGTGCGAGAGTGTTTTATAA
- a CDS encoding protein-L-isoaspartate(D-aspartate) O-methyltransferase — translation MYKKIAQKMCDEIQKTLPLSPKVLTALCSVDREVFVPAVFRHLAYEINALPMVDSQWISSPLTVAQMSEYLAPNGGDSVLEIGCGSGYQAMILSKMFRRVFSIERIDKLLHEAKERFRKLDSHNIFVKLDDGQKGWAEYAPFDAILFSACATSIPQAIIAQLEEGGVLVAPIVENGKQIIKRFKKQNGRLAHEEHLAPCHFVPVQDGVVR, via the coding sequence ATGTATAAAAAAATAGCCCAAAAAATGTGTGATGAAATACAAAAAACCCTCCCCCTATCGCCCAAAGTGCTTACCGCGCTTTGCTCTGTGGATAGAGAAGTATTTGTGCCTGCGGTGTTTAGGCACTTAGCCTATGAGATTAATGCGCTGCCTATGGTAGATTCTCAATGGATTAGCTCGCCCCTCACAGTGGCGCAAATGAGCGAATATCTCGCGCCAAATGGGGGAGATTCTGTATTAGAAATTGGCTGCGGAAGTGGCTATCAAGCGATGATACTCTCTAAAATGTTTCGCCGTGTGTTTAGCATTGAGCGCATTGATAAATTATTGCATGAAGCTAAAGAGCGATTTAGAAAGCTAGATTCTCATAATATTTTTGTAAAGCTTGATGATGGACAAAAAGGCTGGGCGGAATATGCACCCTTTGATGCGATTTTATTTTCTGCATGTGCTACAAGCATTCCCCAAGCCATAATCGCGCAGCTAGAAGAGGGCGGCGTGCTAGTAGCGCCCATTGTAGAAAATGGAAAGCAAATTATTAAGCGCTTTAAAAAGCAAAATGGCAGGCTAGCTCATGAAGAGCATTTAGCCCCATGCCACTTTGTCCCTGTGCAAGATGGTGTGGTGCGATGA
- a CDS encoding class I SAM-dependent methyltransferase — MCADNVFDGVFSEHVLEHLYIDDARALLKEIYRILKSGGTLRLSVPDLAFRVAEYLKDKQDSQKRFLASEHIRKLTQEYLHLSVWDYDRLYYELNELGFVNIEQSSFKKGRNSELLFDLEDRAYESLYVEASKPSL, encoded by the coding sequence TTGTGCGCCGATAATGTGTTTGATGGCGTGTTTTCAGAACATGTGCTTGAGCATCTTTATATTGATGATGCTAGAGCGCTTTTGAAAGAGATTTATAGAATCTTAAAGTCTGGTGGCACATTAAGATTGAGTGTGCCGGACTTAGCTTTTAGAGTAGCAGAATATCTTAAAGATAAACAAGATTCACAAAAGAGATTTCTAGCGAGTGAGCATATAAGAAAACTTACACAAGAGTATTTACACCTAAGTGTTTGGGATTATGATAGGCTATATTATGAGCTAAACGAGCTAGGATTTGTCAATATTGAGCAAAGCTCGTTTAAAAAAGGGCGCAATAGTGAGTTACTTTTTGATTTAGAAGATAGGGCTTATGAATCGCTTTATGTAGAGGCAAGCAAGCCATCTTTATAG
- a CDS encoding ribonucleotide-diphosphate reductase subunit beta translates to MNNTQTHISRKKIYNPQSNESVNDRKIFGGNPTSMFELNKIKYQWAYSLWKTMLSNTWFPEEVNMNGDKRDYNGNLTTQEKLGYDRALAQLIFMDSLQTNNLIDNVNPYITSPEINLILVRQAFEEALHSQSYAVMVESISANTDEIYDMWRVDMQLKSKNDNIANVYMELAKNPSETSLLKAMFANQILEGIYFYSGFAYFYTLAASGKMLGSTQMIRFIQRDEVTHLLIFQNMINSLRKEQAHLFTQSLEEEVLEMFRQAVDIESKWGEYITQGQILGLTTNIIRQYIEYLADNRLRAVGLRELYHTKNPIKWVDDFASFNDQKTNFFEAKVTNYSKGSINFDDF, encoded by the coding sequence ATGAATAATACACAAACACATATTTCACGCAAAAAAATCTACAATCCGCAGTCTAATGAAAGCGTTAATGATAGAAAAATCTTTGGTGGCAATCCTACCAGTATGTTTGAACTTAATAAAATCAAATATCAATGGGCATATAGCCTATGGAAAACTATGCTATCTAATACTTGGTTTCCTGAAGAAGTCAATATGAATGGCGATAAGCGCGATTATAATGGCAACTTAACTACACAAGAGAAATTAGGCTATGATAGGGCGTTGGCGCAACTTATTTTTATGGATTCGCTGCAAACTAATAATCTCATCGATAATGTCAATCCCTATATCACAAGCCCTGAAATTAATCTTATCCTCGTGCGGCAGGCTTTTGAGGAGGCTCTGCATTCGCAAAGTTATGCCGTTATGGTGGAGTCTATTTCTGCTAATACAGATGAGATTTATGATATGTGGCGCGTGGATATGCAGCTTAAGAGCAAAAACGACAATATTGCTAATGTATATATGGAGCTGGCTAAAAATCCTAGCGAAACAAGCCTGCTAAAAGCTATGTTTGCCAATCAAATTTTAGAGGGTATTTATTTTTATAGCGGGTTTGCGTATTTTTATACTCTTGCTGCAAGTGGCAAAATGCTAGGCTCTACGCAAATGATACGCTTTATTCAGCGCGATGAAGTTACGCATTTGCTTATATTTCAAAATATGATTAACTCTCTGCGCAAGGAGCAGGCGCATTTATTCACGCAAAGCCTTGAAGAAGAAGTCCTTGAAATGTTTAGGCAGGCTGTGGATATAGAATCCAAATGGGGAGAATACATCACACAAGGGCAGATTCTAGGGCTTACTACAAATATTATCCGCCAATACATTGAATATCTAGCCGATAATCGCCTAAGGGCAGTGGGATTAAGAGAGCTTTACCATACTAAAAACCCCATCAAATGGGTAGATGACTTTGCTAGCTTTAACGACCAAAAGACGAATTTCTTTGAAGCTAAGGTAACAAATTATTCAAAAGGGAGTATTAATTTTGACGACTTTTAA
- a CDS encoding Na+/H+ antiporter NhaC family protein — protein MVVLTRRVVLSLFLGICLSGVMLYGLGWQALEFIYKSISRVFYDGGINWSGAFIFGFLVILGIITQLILYSGAIGAFVKWARQHIKSAQGSELLAFIAGVVIFIDDYFNALTVGQISRSLNDSYHSSRERLAYIIDSTSAPICILIPLSSWGAYNIGLLGEQGISEPFMVLIQSIPNNFYAFFALFGVILTIFWKVNLPPMRNNINVGMEEKSTHLRVLERRAALLYLILPIIALIVGICSMIFYTGYVHLEAGEAGIMAMLARTDTPLSLFCGGLFALFVTLLLTLGIIESRAYPMIFWCGAKSMFGAILILILAWAIGPVIKEHIQTGIYLANVAKHFLSADMMVFMPVFLFLISAFIAFCTGTSWGTFAIMLPIGMEITLQSGDMTYSAFLALSAILSGAVYGDHTSPISDTTILSAIGAGCSVQSHFITQFPYTTLSALCAGVSFVVVSFTHSTIAAFLVGLALLVGIFYILKRRYGGDLPV, from the coding sequence ATGGTAGTGCTTACGCGCCGCGTGGTGCTATCGCTATTTTTGGGGATTTGTTTGAGCGGGGTTATGCTCTATGGCTTGGGCTGGCAGGCTTTGGAGTTTATATATAAATCCATAAGCCGCGTGTTTTATGATGGTGGCATAAACTGGAGCGGGGCTTTCATTTTTGGATTTTTAGTGATACTTGGCATCATTACGCAGCTCATTCTTTATAGCGGTGCGATTGGGGCGTTTGTCAAGTGGGCTAGGCAGCATATTAAATCTGCTCAAGGCTCGGAACTTTTGGCATTCATCGCAGGGGTGGTGATATTTATTGATGATTATTTTAACGCACTCACCGTTGGGCAAATCTCGCGCTCACTTAATGACAGCTATCATTCAAGCCGCGAAAGGCTGGCTTACATTATTGATTCAACCTCTGCGCCTATTTGTATCCTCATACCGCTATCAAGCTGGGGTGCGTATAATATCGGGCTGCTTGGTGAGCAGGGTATTAGCGAGCCTTTTATGGTGCTTATACAGAGCATTCCTAATAATTTTTATGCGTTTTTTGCCCTTTTTGGTGTTATCTTAACGATTTTTTGGAAGGTCAATCTTCCTCCTATGCGCAATAATATCAATGTCGGTATGGAGGAGAAAAGCACACATCTGCGCGTGCTTGAGCGTAGAGCTGCGCTTTTATATCTTATATTGCCTATAATTGCGCTTATTGTGGGCATTTGCTCTATGATTTTTTATACAGGGTATGTGCATTTGGAGGCAGGTGAAGCGGGCATAATGGCTATGCTAGCGCGCACAGATACGCCTCTTTCGCTTTTTTGTGGAGGTTTGTTTGCCCTTTTTGTGACGCTCTTACTCACGCTTGGCATTATAGAATCTAGGGCGTATCCTATGATTTTTTGGTGTGGGGCAAAAAGTATGTTTGGCGCGATTTTAATTCTTATTTTGGCTTGGGCGATTGGACCTGTGATAAAAGAGCATATCCAAACGGGCATTTATCTTGCAAATGTGGCAAAACACTTCCTAAGTGCGGATATGATGGTATTTATGCCTGTATTTTTGTTTCTCATCTCTGCGTTTATAGCTTTCTGCACAGGCACAAGCTGGGGGACATTTGCCATTATGCTGCCCATTGGTATGGAGATAACGCTTCAAAGCGGAGATATGACATATAGCGCGTTTCTTGCTCTATCGGCTATTTTATCTGGCGCGGTTTATGGCGACCATACTTCGCCTATTTCGGATACCACTATTCTTTCTGCCATAGGTGCTGGCTGCTCGGTGCAAAGCCACTTTATCACGCAGTTTCCATATACGACGCTTAGCGCGCTATGCGCAGGTGTAAGCTTTGTAGTCGTATCATTTACGCATAGCACTATTGCGGCCTTTTTAGTTGGGCTAGCACTGCTTGTAGGAATATTTTATATCTTAAAGCGCAGATACGGCGGCGACTTGCCCGTGTAG
- a CDS encoding carbon-nitrogen hydrolase family protein produces MQIKTKQNFAKNLERVEEFISQCGKNAIICAPEVVLTGFAYQRMKEASEFSKLATERLLSCSAKYKNTLIITMIEEKNKKFFNNLKVFHKGEIIHKQSKNKLFLLGDEQLHFQAGQKDEISIFEINGIKCAALICFELRFTDLWEQIKGAQIIFVSAQWGKARKNHFEILSTALAVANQAFVVASDSANDTMAKGSAIITPYGVVYKNDKKDFIAKEVDISEAVRMRKYINTGIPL; encoded by the coding sequence ATGCAGATTAAAACTAAGCAAAATTTTGCAAAAAACCTTGAGCGCGTGGAGGAATTCATCTCCCAATGCGGCAAAAATGCCATTATTTGCGCACCTGAAGTCGTGCTAACAGGCTTTGCCTATCAGCGTATGAAAGAAGCAAGCGAGTTTTCAAAGCTCGCCACAGAGCGACTTTTAAGCTGCAGCGCCAAATATAAAAATACGCTTATTATCACTATGATTGAGGAAAAAAATAAAAAGTTTTTTAATAATTTAAAGGTCTTTCATAAAGGTGAGATTATCCACAAGCAAAGCAAAAATAAGCTTTTTTTGCTCGGCGATGAGCAGTTGCACTTTCAAGCTGGGCAAAAAGATGAGATTAGTATTTTTGAAATTAATGGCATTAAATGCGCGGCACTTATTTGCTTTGAATTAAGATTTACAGATTTGTGGGAGCAAATAAAAGGCGCGCAGATTATCTTTGTTAGCGCGCAATGGGGCAAAGCGCGCAAAAATCATTTTGAGATTCTATCCACTGCTTTAGCGGTGGCAAATCAAGCCTTTGTGGTAGCAAGCGATAGTGCAAATGATACTATGGCAAAGGGAAGCGCGATTATCACGCCTTATGGTGTGGTGTATAAAAATGATAAAAAAGACTTTATAGCCAAAGAAGTGGATATTAGCGAGGCTGTGCGTATGAGAAAATACATAAATACAGGCATTCCATTATAG
- a CDS encoding threonine/serine exporter family protein: MFNFLELNLLESYPQILEFLYTDFFNSNSIEHILINTLFAMVAGFGFSYAFNPPKRVFVSIVFIAGLGFFIRSILMNIPIFSLAGASFCASCCMGLVTMLLAKRNKVPAEVIVFPALLPMFPGSYGYKSILSILAFTQNADKPEQLGYLLAFFNNITIMLSVSTSLVAGALLTFIIFYEQSFRMTRGHKRISIYNIFRDLRKSRK; encoded by the coding sequence ATGTTTAATTTTTTAGAACTCAATCTTTTAGAATCTTATCCGCAAATTTTGGAGTTTCTCTACACAGATTTTTTTAATTCAAACTCCATTGAGCATATTTTGATTAATACGCTTTTTGCGATGGTGGCTGGTTTTGGCTTTAGCTATGCGTTTAATCCGCCAAAGCGCGTGTTTGTATCGATTGTGTTTATCGCTGGGCTGGGCTTTTTTATCCGCAGCATTTTGATGAATATCCCTATTTTTAGCCTTGCTGGGGCTAGTTTTTGTGCGAGCTGCTGCATGGGGCTTGTTACGATGCTGCTTGCTAAGCGCAATAAAGTGCCTGCCGAAGTGATTGTCTTTCCTGCGCTGCTGCCGATGTTTCCGGGCAGTTATGGGTATAAAAGCATTCTTAGCATTCTAGCATTTACGCAAAATGCTGATAAACCCGAGCAGCTAGGCTATCTTTTGGCGTTTTTTAATAATATTACCATTATGCTTTCGGTCTCTACTTCCCTTGTGGCAGGGGCGCTGCTTACTTTTATCATTTTTTATGAGCAAAGTTTTAGAATGACTCGCGGTCATAAAAGGATTTCGATTTATAATATTTTCCGCGATTTACGCAAGAGCAGGAAATAG
- the truA gene encoding tRNA pseudouridine(38-40) synthase TruA, which translates to MPTYKAVIAYDGSAFSGFALQKHRPSVLEALQKAFLKVGIESPIIGASRTDKGVHATAQVISFKACHLDSKNTQLLRDLLNTKLYPHIKLRSLCKIHDDFHPRFEALWRAYRFIFYTNPSVFCSSYVSCEKIGNIKLLKSALKAFEGEHNFMYFKKNGSYTKSDIRTIFACKHYTYKGANIIYIRANGFLRAQVRLMVGAALCVSRGELELKALKEQLSLKAKHYTYPISPNGLYLCGVGYAFS; encoded by the coding sequence ATGCCCACCTACAAAGCCGTGATTGCTTATGATGGCAGTGCTTTTAGCGGATTTGCCCTGCAAAAGCACCGCCCAAGCGTGCTAGAAGCCTTGCAAAAAGCCTTTTTAAAAGTAGGGATTGAAAGCCCAATCATTGGCGCTTCACGCACAGATAAGGGCGTGCATGCCACCGCACAGGTTATAAGCTTTAAGGCTTGTCATCTAGATTCTAAAAATACGCAGCTTTTGCGCGATTTATTAAACACTAAGCTTTATCCGCATATTAAACTTCGCTCGCTTTGCAAAATACATGATGATTTTCACCCGCGCTTTGAGGCATTGTGGCGCGCATATCGCTTTATATTTTACACTAATCCCTCTGTATTTTGCTCTTCTTATGTAAGTTGTGAAAAAATAGGCAATATAAAGCTTTTAAAATCAGCACTCAAGGCATTTGAGGGGGAACATAACTTTATGTATTTTAAAAAAAATGGCTCTTATACCAAAAGTGATATTCGCACTATTTTTGCCTGCAAGCACTACACATATAAGGGGGCTAATATCATCTATATCCGCGCTAATGGCTTTTTGCGTGCGCAAGTGCGGCTTATGGTTGGAGCAGCCCTATGTGTAAGCAGAGGCGAACTAGAGCTTAAAGCATTAAAAGAGCAGCTCTCTCTAAAGGCTAAGCATTATACCTATCCTATTAGCCCTAATGGCTTATACCTCTGCGGCGTGGGGTATGCATTCAGTTAA
- a CDS encoding prepilin peptidase yields the protein MIAIISAYALISLLFGFVGALTIAFYTQINPKPFRALLHFCLSSKLYRIYFVLLCIFSFSVLFWFDIGFMYAVLMLLLLLGLIDIKCLAVPDVLNFALLLLCVFYAFIESMGEFGFDDYVFGQRIMLGFGVGGLFFVLKIFYQSLRQKDIIGEADIIVLSALGIAFGVVKAFIIVFVGSIIALIYAIFLKIFYNANLTTLRLPFCFFIFLSVLFLLIAAIFML from the coding sequence ATGATAGCAATAATTAGCGCGTATGCGCTTATCTCACTGCTTTTTGGCTTTGTAGGTGCGCTCACTATTGCCTTTTATACGCAAATAAATCCCAAACCTTTCAGGGCACTCCTGCACTTTTGCCTTTCATCAAAGCTTTATAGAATCTACTTTGTGCTTTTATGCATATTTTCATTTAGCGTGCTATTTTGGTTTGATATAGGCTTTATGTATGCTGTGCTTATGCTTTTATTATTACTAGGGCTTATTGATATTAAATGCCTTGCTGTGCCTGATGTGCTTAATTTTGCACTGCTTTTGTTGTGTGTGTTTTATGCATTTATAGAATCTATGGGCGAATTTGGCTTTGATGATTATGTCTTTGGGCAGAGAATCATGCTAGGCTTTGGCGTGGGTGGATTATTTTTTGTGCTAAAAATCTTTTATCAAAGCCTAAGGCAAAAGGATATTATCGGCGAGGCTGATATCATCGTGCTAAGCGCGCTAGGCATCGCTTTTGGTGTGGTAAAGGCATTTATTATTGTATTTGTGGGGAGCATTATCGCCCTCATATACGCAATCTTTTTAAAAATATTTTATAATGCAAACCTAACAACGCTTAGGCTGCCTTTTTGCTTTTTCATATTCTTAAGCGTGCTTTTTTTGCTCATAGCGGCGATTTTTATGCTTTAA
- a CDS encoding LptF/LptG family permease: MLKRYLFMSFAQVFFPFFLVLLFIASVVLLIDIAGRTYVVKMSFIDLGTLFMYLIPGSLFFIIPITFFAALVLAISRLAYDYELMVCFSLGAKPLDIVKFFLPITLLATIILFVFSLIMLPLANSASKNFVAQKKADIDVNIKPGEFGQKLGDWLVYVDSAHKRIYQNLVLFSENGFEGDTFIVAESGKTNNNQGLFELNLAQGSSYFAKPEEIKRVDYETMSVRQNVGEPQLRGYDLFEYWSEAFSANSHQKLRKLAQAVIVSLFPIASIFLVPLFGIANPRFHSNMSYFYVIASVGLYFVLMHIASEHFALLGIVIIPLAWLLASFLLYKKFIAKFY; this comes from the coding sequence ATGCTTAAACGTTATCTTTTTATGTCTTTTGCACAAGTGTTTTTCCCCTTTTTTTTAGTGCTATTATTTATCGCCTCTGTGGTGCTACTCATTGATATTGCTGGGCGCACTTATGTGGTCAAAATGAGCTTTATAGATTTGGGGACATTATTTATGTATCTCATTCCGGGTAGCTTATTTTTTATTATCCCCATTACTTTTTTTGCAGCCTTAGTGCTAGCTATCTCGCGTTTGGCTTATGATTATGAACTTATGGTGTGCTTTTCGCTAGGCGCAAAGCCCCTTGATATAGTCAAATTCTTTCTACCCATTACGCTGCTAGCGACTATTATTTTATTTGTTTTTTCGCTCATTATGCTCCCACTTGCTAATAGTGCTTCTAAAAATTTTGTCGCACAAAAAAAGGCAGATATTGATGTGAATATTAAACCCGGCGAGTTTGGGCAAAAGCTTGGTGATTGGCTTGTGTATGTGGATAGCGCGCATAAGCGTATATATCAAAATCTCGTTTTATTTTCCGAGAATGGCTTTGAGGGCGATACTTTTATCGTAGCAGAATCTGGCAAAACAAATAATAATCAAGGCTTATTTGAGCTTAATCTCGCTCAAGGCAGCTCTTATTTTGCCAAACCTGAAGAGATTAAGCGAGTGGATTATGAAACTATGAGCGTGCGACAAAATGTCGGCGAGCCGCAGCTTAGGGGTTATGATTTGTTTGAGTATTGGAGTGAGGCTTTTAGTGCTAATTCTCATCAAAAATTACGCAAACTTGCTCAAGCGGTAATAGTATCGCTTTTCCCCATTGCCTCTATCTTTCTTGTGCCACTTTTTGGCATTGCAAATCCACGCTTCCACTCAAATATGTCATATTTTTATGTGATTGCCTCTGTGGGATTATATTTTGTGCTTATGCATATTGCATCAGAGCATTTCGCACTACTTGGCATTGTGATTATCCCCTTAGCATGGCTTTTAGCAAGTTTTTTATTGTATAAAAAATTTATTGCAAAGTTTTATTAA
- a CDS encoding threonine/serine ThrE exporter family protein, which yields MEQPTLAAQKHNDYATPSTLDSIHTESKSADIEELIRFLGNFASSLMANGAYTSRVIKCTQRIGSAYGYDVSMVVWIKSITLTLYQKDNYANRRTQVCQNPPLGANFRIISELSALSWQIYDENISLKEAEVRYKHIMQERNFGFVSSLLFASIANATFCKLFNGDVGAQVCVFMGTFAGFIVRYILGKLHVDIRAMYVIVSFVCSFVAYIGVHFGLTKTPEIAVGFSILYLIPGVQIINSLADVLHEYTLMAISRGVNMGIFLICIAVGAYLTLSITQVTLIHI from the coding sequence GTGGAGCAGCCCACCCTAGCCGCGCAAAAGCATAATGACTACGCAACTCCTAGCACGCTAGATTCTATACATACAGAATCTAAAAGCGCAGACATAGAGGAACTTATAAGATTTTTAGGGAATTTTGCCTCCTCGCTTATGGCAAATGGTGCTTACACCTCAAGAGTGATTAAATGCACGCAGCGCATTGGCAGTGCTTATGGCTATGATGTGAGTATGGTCGTGTGGATAAAGTCCATTACGCTCACCCTCTACCAAAAGGATAATTACGCTAATCGCCGCACACAAGTGTGTCAAAATCCCCCACTTGGCGCAAATTTTCGCATTATAAGCGAGCTATCCGCGCTAAGCTGGCAAATATATGATGAGAATATCTCGCTCAAAGAAGCAGAAGTGCGATACAAGCACATTATGCAGGAGCGTAACTTTGGCTTTGTATCCTCGCTACTTTTTGCAAGCATTGCTAATGCTACCTTTTGCAAGCTCTTTAATGGCGATGTGGGAGCGCAAGTATGCGTATTTATGGGGACATTTGCTGGATTTATCGTGCGCTATATTTTGGGCAAACTCCATGTGGATATTCGCGCGATGTATGTGATTGTAAGCTTTGTGTGTAGCTTTGTAGCCTATATCGGCGTGCATTTTGGGCTGACAAAAACGCCTGAAATCGCGGTGGGCTTTAGCATTTTGTATCTCATTCCGGGCGTGCAGATTATTAATTCACTCGCTGATGTACTGCATGAATACACGCTAATGGCCATTAGTCGTGGGGTAAATATGGGTATTTTTCTTATCTGTATCGCTGTAGGTGCGTATTTAACGCTTAGTATCACGCAAGTAACCCTCATACATATCTAG